The Dyadobacter sp. 676 DNA window CGACCGTGCCTTTGGTAAGCTCCTTTAAATCGGGATTGAAATCCGTAGCAACGACGGATTTGCCGGCGCCGAGGTATTCGAACATTTCCGGCGGTACGATGTCGCGGTTTACGTCCTTCCTGAACGGCACGAGCGCTACGTCAAAACCCTTGACAACCGCCGGCATATCGTCATACCCGGCCTGACCGGGAAAATGGACATTACCGGCGGTGAAAAACCAACCCGGTACAGCCCCTTTGGAAACCGGGCCGACGAACGCAAAGCTCTTGTCGGGGTTCGCCTCGGCTACTTTTTGCAGCAACTCGTAGTCCAGCCGGCGATCGATGGCACCGAAATACCCTATGACCGGCCTTTTTAATGCCGCAATCGCCGGATAAACCGGTAAATTCTCATTCAAAGCCTTGCTGCTATGGCCCAGATCGGCCGCGCCGGCCACTAGGTAGGTCGATGCGTTCCGCTTCTTTTTCTCCTCAAACGACTGCCTGTCGCCGCAAATGACCACATCGCTCTGTCTTACCAGAATATCCTCCGAAACAGTTCTGTGCCTGTGAAACGATTGCGCCGGACCATCGGGGCATTGGTAAACTTTCAGCGCGGGTGTGAGGCCGTCGGTCAGTGAGGGGTAATGATAATTGGTAGAATTGATAAAAATATAATCTCTGATCCTGTGCACCTCGAAAATGCTTTTGAGCTTCGTCCGAATCAGAAACTCGTTGAAACGCAGCACGGCACGAAAGAGCCCGCTCTCCGGAAGAAAGCCCGCCGGTAGCAGCAACGGCGGAATGATCACTTTCAGGGTCGATATATCGGTTTCGACCACAGAATGCCCGGTGTTCGGAAAATGCGCACGCCGCGCCGTTCTAAAATCCCCCCAGCGTAAACGGGTGCTCGATGTAATACACCTCATTCTCCCGGGCAAGCAACCTCGCTGTCGCGTAGCTGACGGAACGGACGGACGCGTCAAATCGGGGAAAGCCCAGGATCAGAATCTGATGTCCTTTCAGTTTCATTGGCAGAGCGTATTCAAGAGGTTTACACCGGTACCGGACCATGCGGGCTTCCGGCGTTTAACCTGTAATTTAGAAATTTTTACCATACGCCCTGAGCTTTCTCCACCATACCTTCGCCAGGCCCGCGGCTTCGGCCCAGCCCGTGGTGAACACGCTCAGGACGCTGAATGGCTGGAAACGGCTGAGTCCCCAGTAACCAATGCCTACGCCGATGAGTGTCGGGACA harbors:
- a CDS encoding glycosyltransferase family 1 protein; its protein translation is MVETDISTLKVIIPPLLLPAGFLPESGLFRAVLRFNEFLIRTKLKSIFEVHRIRDYIFINSTNYHYPSLTDGLTPALKVYQCPDGPAQSFHRHRTVSEDILVRQSDVVICGDRQSFEEKKKRNASTYLVAGAADLGHSSKALNENLPVYPAIAALKRPVIGYFGAIDRRLDYELLQKVAEANPDKSFAFVGPVSKGAVPGWFFTAGNVHFPGQAGYDDMPAVVKGFDVALVPFRKDVNRDIVPPEMFEYLGAGKSVVATDFNPDLKELTKGTVAFCLNAESFSGAIGTALRADHAGLRKNRLAIAAENSWETRIEAVADIIDYHLEQVIQP